GAATGTCGGTCACTTTTTCGTAATCGGCCGCCGCCTCGCCCAGCAGCTCGGCCGGCTCCAGCTCGAACCAGGCGTCCACGCCCCTCTCCTCCACCCGCGCGGCCACCGCCTCGATGAGCCGCGGCGTGTCGGGATGCAGCTCTCCGGTCACGCGATGGACGAACAGCGCCAGGGGCACGCCCCAGTTGCGCTGGCGGGAGATGCACCAGTCGGGGCGGTTGGCCACCATGCCCTCGATGCGCGCCTGGCCCCAGGCCGGAGTGAAATGGACGTCGCGGATGGCGGCCAGCGCCTGCTCGCGCAGCGCCTCCCGCTCCATGCCGATGAACCACTGGGGAGTGGCGCGGAAGATGATGGGGGTCTTGTGGCGCCAGCAGTGGGGATAGCTGTGGCGGATGGCCTCCACGTGCACCAGGGCGCCGCGGGCCTTGAGCACCTCCACCACGTGGTCGTTGGCCTTCAGCACGTGCTCGCCGGCGAACAGCTCGGTGCCGGGCAGGAAGCAGCCGTCGGGCCCCACCGGGTGGTCCACCTTGAGGCCGTACTTCTGCCCCACCACATAGTCCTCCTGGCCGTGGCCGGGGGCGGTGTGCACCGCGCCGGTCCCCGCCTCCAGGGTCACGTGGTCGCCGAGGATGACCGGCACCTCGCGATCGTAGAAGGGGTGCCGGAGCTTCAGGTGCTCCAGGTCGGCGCCCTTGCAGTAGGCCACCACCCGGTAGCGCTCGATGCCGTAGCGGGCCATGGCGTCCTTCACCATGGCCTCGGCCAGCACCAGCCGCTCGGCACCCTGCCCGCCCTCGGCCTGCACCACCGCGTAGTCGAGGCCGGCGTTGAGCGCCACCGCCTCGTTGGCGGGCAGGGTCCAGGGGGTGGTGGTCCAGATGACCACCGACACCGGCCCGGTGCCTTCGTGCTCCGGCACCGTGTGGCAGCGGGAGAAGAGCGCCGCCTCGTCCAGCACCCGGAAGCGGACATCGATGGCGGGCGAGGTCTTGTCCTCGTACTCCACCTCCGCCTCGGCCAGCGCCGAGCCGCAGTCGGTGCACCAGTGCACCGGCTTGTAGCCCTTGACCACGTGGCCGCGCCCGATGATCCGCCCGAGCGAGCGGATGATGTCCGCCTCGGTGCGGAAATCCATGGTCAGGTAGGGCGCCTTCCAGTCGCCCAGGATCCCCAGGCGCACGAAGTCGCGGCGCTGGCCGTCCACCTGGCCGGCGGCGAACTCGCGGCAGGCCTTGCGGAAGGTGGTGGCGTCCACCTGCTGCCCCACCTTGCCCAGGGTCTGCTCCACCTTGTGCTCGATGGGCAGGCCGTGGCAGTCCCAGCCGGGCACGTAGGGCGAATCGAGCCCCTCCAGGGTACGGGACTTGACGATGATGTCCTTGATGACCTTGTTGACGGCGTGGCCGATGTGGATGTCGCCGTTGGCGTAGGGCGGGCCGTCGTGGAGGATGAACTTCCCGCGCCCGGCGAACGCCTCGCGCTGGCGCGCGTAGAGATCCATCGCCTCCCAGCGGGCCAGCGTCTCCGGCTCCCGCTTGGGCAGATTGCCGCGCATGGGAAAGTCGGTATGGGGGAGGTTCAGCGTCTGCTTGTAATCGGCCACGGCACTCTCACACTGTCCAGTCATTGGGAGGGAACGGGCGTTCCGCCCCCGCATTCATCGCCCGTAACGCTCCCTGAAGAAGGCCCGCGCCTGGTCGGCATCGCGCAGGATCTGCCCCTTCAGGGCCTCGAAGGATTCGAACCGGCGCTCCTCGCGCAGGCGGTGGACGAAATCCACCTGCACGTAGCGCCCGTAGATGTCGCCGCTGAAGTCGAACAGGTGCACCTCCAGCAGGCTGCGGGTCCCGTCCACGGTGGGGCGGGAACCCACGTTCGCCACCCCCGCCACCGGCTCCTCGTCGAGCCCGAACATCTCCACGGCGTAGACGCCCAGCACCGGGGTCTTCTGCCGGTGCAGGTGGATGTTGGCGGTGGGAAAGCCGATGGAGCGGCCGCGCTTGTCGCCATGGGCCACCCGGCCGCACATCCGGTAGGGCCGGCCCAGCAACTTCTCCGCGGCCGCCAGGTCGCCCGCCGCCAGGGCCTCGCGGATGCGGGTGCTGCTCACCCGATCCCCGTCGACCCCGAAGGTGTGCATGTTCACCACCTGGAAACCGCGCTCGTGCCCGGCCGCCTCGAGCATGGCGAAATTGCCGCGACGCCCCGCCCCGAAGTGGAAATCGTCCCCCACCACCAGGTAGCGCACACCCAGCGCGTCCACCAGCAACTCCCGGATGAACGCCTCCGCGGGCATCGCCGCCAGCTCCGCATCGAAGCGCAGGGTGAGCACCCGGTCCACGGCGAATCGCCGCAGGGCCTGGATCTTCTCGCGGAACCGGGTCAGCCGCGCCGGCGCCTGGCCGGGACGGAAGTACTCCAGCGGATAGGGCTCGAAGGTGATGACCATCGACGGCAGCGCCAGCTCCCCGGCCCGCTCCGCCAGCCGCCCCAGGACCGCCTGGTGGCCGAGATGGACGCCATCGAAGTTGCCGATGGTGGCCACGCAGCCCTGGTGCACGGGGCGGAGATTGTGGATGCCGCGGATGAGTTCCATGACCTCGAACCGGATCTGTTCAGCACTGCCCGCCACCGGCATCCCGGAACGGCGCTCAAAAGGGGAAAGTATAAGGGAGTTGCCTTCCCTGTCACAGGTCCTGCGGGTGATGGGTGATGCGTGAGTGCGTGAGTGCGTGAGTGCGTGAGTTCCCTGTTCCCTGTTCCCGAAAGCACCTCCAGGCGTGAAGCAGTGCACTAGGGCGGTGCCCGGAGGTGCCGGGGGCGCAGCCCCGCGGCCCAGGCCGCGCCGAGATAGACAATGACGCCGGCGGCCACCAGCAGCGCCAGCCGGCCCACCCGTTGCAGGC
Above is a genomic segment from Thioalbus denitrificans containing:
- the ileS gene encoding isoleucine--tRNA ligase; its protein translation is MADYKQTLNLPHTDFPMRGNLPKREPETLARWEAMDLYARQREAFAGRGKFILHDGPPYANGDIHIGHAVNKVIKDIIVKSRTLEGLDSPYVPGWDCHGLPIEHKVEQTLGKVGQQVDATTFRKACREFAAGQVDGQRRDFVRLGILGDWKAPYLTMDFRTEADIIRSLGRIIGRGHVVKGYKPVHWCTDCGSALAEAEVEYEDKTSPAIDVRFRVLDEAALFSRCHTVPEHEGTGPVSVVIWTTTPWTLPANEAVALNAGLDYAVVQAEGGQGAERLVLAEAMVKDAMARYGIERYRVVAYCKGADLEHLKLRHPFYDREVPVILGDHVTLEAGTGAVHTAPGHGQEDYVVGQKYGLKVDHPVGPDGCFLPGTELFAGEHVLKANDHVVEVLKARGALVHVEAIRHSYPHCWRHKTPIIFRATPQWFIGMEREALREQALAAIRDVHFTPAWGQARIEGMVANRPDWCISRQRNWGVPLALFVHRVTGELHPDTPRLIEAVAARVEERGVDAWFELEPAELLGEAAADYEKVTDILDVWFDSGTTHASVLDRRPELGFPADLYLEGSDQHRGWFQSSLLASIAMRGVAPYRGVLTHGFTVDAKGRKMSKSLGNVIAPQKVVDTLGADVLRLWVASTDYAGEMSVSDEILKRMSDAYRRLRNTARFLLANLKGFEPARDTLPPEALLALDRWAVDRAWRLQQEVEQAYRDYQFHVIYQKVHNFCAVDLGAFYLDIIKDRQYTTQADSRARRSAQTAMYHIIEALVRWLAPILSFTAEEIWQHIPGAREESVFLATWYEGLYPLEEATVLGRDFWERMEGIRDAVNKELERLRNEGAIGSGLDAEVTLYADGSLAGELEQLGEELRFVLITSEARVQPAAQRAGEAVAAGEVEGLWILARRSGHEKCVRCWHRRADVGTNADHPELCGRCVENVAGAGEQRRFA
- the ribF gene encoding bifunctional riboflavin kinase/FAD synthetase — encoded protein: MELIRGIHNLRPVHQGCVATIGNFDGVHLGHQAVLGRLAERAGELALPSMVITFEPYPLEYFRPGQAPARLTRFREKIQALRRFAVDRVLTLRFDAELAAMPAEAFIRELLVDALGVRYLVVGDDFHFGAGRRGNFAMLEAAGHERGFQVVNMHTFGVDGDRVSSTRIREALAAGDLAAAEKLLGRPYRMCGRVAHGDKRGRSIGFPTANIHLHRQKTPVLGVYAVEMFGLDEEPVAGVANVGSRPTVDGTRSLLEVHLFDFSGDIYGRYVQVDFVHRLREERRFESFEALKGQILRDADQARAFFRERYGR